From Actinomycetota bacterium, the proteins below share one genomic window:
- a CDS encoding translation factor GTPase family protein, producing MRTLNLGILAHVDAGKTTLTERLLFAAGVIDEVGSVDDGSTQTDSLELERQRGITIKSAVVSFVVGDVTVNLIDTPGHPDFLAEVERVLHVLDGVVLVISAVEGVQAQTLVLMRALRRLGIPTLLFVNKVDRVGARDAAVLAGIAERLTPAIIPMGSVSGLGTRRPGFTPFGAADRAFTARLAEVLADHDDALLAAWVDDRAALPYRRLRRELVAQARRGWVHPVFFGSAITGAGVEPLLAGVTELLPAAQGDPGGPVAGSVFKVERGPAGEKVAYVRMFSGSVRVRDRLPLPRGGEGKVTAISVFDRGAAVPRGAVAAGQIGKLWGLGAVQIGDAVGGSPATLAAPSFARPSLETVVVPRRPADKAALQVALTQLAEQDPLIDLRQDDTRGELSVSLYGEVQKEVIQATLAGDYGLEVEFRETTTLCVERPVGTGAAVEIIGKDPNPFLATVGLRVEPAPVGAGVRFRLEVELGSMPYAFFRAVEDTVRETLRQGLHGWEVIDCTVTMTHSGYWPRQSHAHATFDKSMSSTARDFRQLTPLVLMDALAQAGTRVHEPIHRFHLEIPADTLGPLSPVLARLRAIPRSTALRGPACLLEGEIPAARVHDLERQLGALTRGEGVLESAFDHDQPVNGPPPARPRTDHDPLDRKQYLLTVLRRVPGRQVDGGFTPGG from the coding sequence GTGCGCACATTGAACCTGGGGATCCTGGCCCATGTCGACGCCGGGAAGACCACCCTCACCGAACGGCTGCTGTTCGCCGCCGGCGTCATCGACGAGGTCGGCAGCGTCGATGACGGCAGCACCCAGACCGACTCGCTGGAGCTGGAGCGCCAGCGCGGCATCACCATCAAGTCGGCGGTGGTGTCGTTCGTCGTCGGCGACGTCACCGTCAACCTGATCGACACCCCCGGCCACCCGGACTTCCTCGCCGAGGTGGAACGGGTCCTGCACGTGCTCGACGGCGTGGTCCTGGTGATCTCGGCCGTCGAGGGGGTGCAGGCGCAGACCCTGGTGCTGATGCGGGCGCTGCGGCGGCTGGGCATCCCCACGCTGCTGTTCGTGAACAAGGTCGACCGCGTCGGCGCGCGGGACGCCGCCGTGCTGGCGGGGATCGCCGAACGGCTGACGCCGGCGATCATCCCGATGGGCTCGGTGTCCGGGCTCGGCACCCGCCGGCCCGGGTTCACGCCCTTCGGCGCCGCCGACCGGGCGTTCACGGCCCGGCTGGCCGAGGTGCTGGCCGACCACGACGACGCCCTCCTGGCGGCCTGGGTCGACGACCGGGCGGCACTCCCCTATCGGCGGCTCCGCCGCGAGCTCGTGGCCCAGGCCCGGCGGGGGTGGGTGCACCCGGTGTTCTTCGGCTCGGCCATCACCGGCGCCGGCGTGGAGCCGCTGCTGGCCGGGGTCACCGAGCTCCTGCCGGCGGCCCAGGGCGACCCAGGCGGTCCGGTGGCGGGCTCGGTGTTCAAGGTCGAGCGGGGCCCGGCCGGGGAGAAGGTCGCCTACGTGCGGATGTTCTCGGGCTCGGTGCGCGTCCGGGACCGGCTGCCGCTCCCGCGGGGCGGCGAGGGGAAGGTCACCGCCATCAGCGTGTTCGACCGCGGCGCGGCCGTCCCCCGCGGGGCCGTCGCCGCCGGGCAGATCGGCAAGCTCTGGGGGCTGGGCGCCGTCCAGATCGGCGACGCGGTCGGCGGGTCGCCAGCGACCCTGGCAGCCCCGTCGTTCGCCCGGCCGTCGCTGGAGACGGTCGTCGTCCCCCGCCGCCCGGCCGACAAGGCCGCCCTCCAGGTCGCGCTCACCCAGCTGGCCGAGCAGGACCCGCTGATCGACCTGCGCCAGGACGACACCCGGGGGGAGCTGTCGGTCTCGCTCTACGGCGAGGTCCAGAAGGAGGTCATCCAGGCGACCCTGGCCGGCGACTACGGCCTGGAGGTGGAGTTCCGCGAGACCACGACCCTGTGCGTCGAGCGGCCGGTCGGGACCGGCGCCGCCGTGGAGATCATCGGCAAGGACCCGAATCCCTTTCTCGCCACCGTCGGGTTGCGGGTCGAGCCGGCGCCGGTCGGCGCCGGCGTGCGGTTCCGGCTGGAGGTGGAGCTGGGGTCGATGCCGTACGCGTTCTTCAGGGCGGTCGAGGACACCGTCCGCGAGACCCTGCGCCAGGGGCTCCACGGCTGGGAGGTGATCGACTGCACGGTCACCATGACCCACTCCGGCTACTGGCCGCGCCAGAGCCACGCCCACGCCACCTTCGACAAGAGCATGTCCAGCACGGCCAGGGACTTCCGCCAGCTGACGCCGCTGGTGCTGATGGACGCTCTCGCCCAGGCCGGCACCCGGGTCCACGAGCCGATCCACCGCTTCCACCTGGAGATCCCGGCCGACACCCTCGGGCCCCTCTCCCCCGTCCTGGCCCGGCTGCGCGCCATCCCCCGGTCGACCGCCCTCCGGGGCCCGGCCTGCCTGCTGGAGGGTGAGATCCCGGCCGCCCGGGTCCACGACCTGGAGCGCCAGCTCGGAGCCCTGACCCGCGGCGAGGGGGTGCTGGAGTCCGCCTTCGACCACGACCAGCCGGTCAACGGCCCGCCCCCGGCCCGCCCCCGCACCGACCATGACCCCCTCGACCGCAAGCAGTACCTGCTGACGGTCCTGCGCCGGGTCCCCGGGCGTCAGGTGGACGGGGGGTTCACCCCGGGCGGATGA